AGTATTCACAGTAATCACTGTGTTATGGTGAGGACTACAGTGTGTAAAACTGCCTGGCATAAAGCCTGGTCCATAGTTACTGCTCGAAGAAATTGTAGCTATTGCTGTTACTACATGAAGGCAGTAACAAGCTTTACATTATATTAACTTCTATCAAATAATTGGTGTTatcaagctctttttttttttttttttttttttgagatggagtcttgctctgttgcccaggttggagtgcagtggcatgatctcggctcactgcaacctctgcctcccagggttcatgccattctcctgccttagcctccctagtagctaggactacaggcgcccgccaccacgcccggctaattttttgtatttttagtagagacggggtttcgccatgtgagccaggatggtctcgatctcctgacctcgtgatctgccagcctcggcctcacagagtgctgggattacaggcattagccaccacgcgCAGCCTCAAGCTCATCTTAGAGCCAGAGAAACTGGGTCATTGAGAGGTTACCTCTAGAGAGACAACAGAGAGTGGGGTTTCCTGAGGAAGATGGTCCTCAGCTAATTCTCCCAACCCTTGGGTCTTTTCAGGGAGGCTCTATGATCTGCACTGGAAGTGGTGGGTGTGTGGTGGGTCCATGAATGTTCCTGCAGCTGAGAGGAAAGTGGTCCCTCATATCAGTCTCTTCTCACAGGCCTGGACCCCGCTGGACCTGAGTACACCAGCGCCAGTGTGGAGGAGCGCTTGGATGCCGGAGATGCCCTCTTCGTGGAAGCCATCCACACAGACACTGACAGTGAGCTGGGGTGACCTTCCTGGGGTGAGGGAATGAGCTCAAGGCAGCGCCTAGGAGGCTGGcatctagctgtgtgaccctgggcagagATGCTCTGCCCCCTCTCTGAGATTCTGCTGCACAGTGAGGAGTTTACCAAAATGATATTGAAAGTCTCTTCTGGCTCTGTCTCTGTGACCACTGAGGTGAATGGTTGTGTTTTTAGCCACCATAGGCAGGAGGATTCTCACTCACAGACCAAAAGTACTTGGTTATGAGTCTCACTTTCTGATTCAAACAAATGCAGCAACAACAGTGTGCTAAGCAGTACTGGGTAGGGCATTGCTGTCTGGCTGACTTATGGGAAAGTCATGAAGCTTTTTTAGGATGGGTGTGCCTGGTCCCAAGGGATTGGGCCCCCGCAGGCAGGCAGGCGTGTCACAACTTCCCTCGTCCCCAGATGACAAGCTTGGCCCTTCAGTCCAGTGGAGAATAAGAATCCCTCTTCTGGgcagggcgctgtggctcacgcctgtaatcccagcattttgggaggccgaggtgggtggatcatgaagtcaggagatcaagaccatcctggctcacacagtgaaaccccatctccactaaaaatgcaaaaacttagccaggcatggtggcaggcacctgtagtcccagctgctcgggaggttgagacaggagaatggcgtgaacccaggaggtggagtttgcagtgagccgagatcgcaccactgcactccagcctggacagagcgagagtctgtctcaaaaaaaaaaaaaaaaagaaagaaagaaaaagaaaaagaaaaagaatccctCTTCCAGTAGTGACAGGCACAGGAAAGATTCTCCAACTCTCAACCCGTTTTGACCAACTTAAGTTCTTCTGACCAGTTGGGAAAGGCGGGGGCATTCCTCTTCATTTCTGCTCCGCAGCCAATGCCCATGAGGTCTGTGCTTAGTGTGGTGGGTGCAGGGAGAAATAACATCTGTCCCTGACCAGAGGAGCTTGCAGCTCAAGTGAGAGATGTTCACGTCTCTTTTCCTGTGGTCAGAAGTCTCTTTTTGGCATTTAAGACTCATGATTCTGAAAGAAACACACACAGTTATATTGTCCAACCCTTCTTCCCACCTTTATTTCACAGATAGGAAACCAAAGCGCACAGGCCTCATCCTAGCTATATTAGGTGAGTTAAGcttgttcatttaaaaagtgaatcctggccaggcacagtggctcacgcctgtaagtccagcactttgggaagctgaggcgggcagatcacgaggtcaggaaaccgagaccatcctggctaacacagtgaaacccagtctctactaaaaaaaaattcaaaaatttagccgggtgtggtggcaggcgcctgtagtcccagctactcgggaggctgaggcaggagaatggcgtgaacccaggaggtggaccttgcagtgagcagagatccggccactacactccagcctggccgacagagcgagattccgtctcaaaaaaaaaaaaaaaaaaaagtgaatcctTTCTATCCTTAAATTTGCTAAATATGTGACTTATTAGGTACCCATTTATCTAAGCGAGGCCTCTCAGGCCCCTTCAAAGTTGGAGCCTCTCCCTGAtgtgacttaaaaagaaaaaattatatttattcaatcACTATTTATTAAGCTGCATGGCAGGTGCTGAGAATTTAGCAATGATCAACACATTGAATGAGGTCCCTGCCTACATGGAGCTTACAGGCTACATGGACCATAGGAGTCACCAAGGGAAGCCCGGACGCCCATTAGAGAGTGTCTGCAGTAGGGGTCcgggtgagagatgatggtgacttGGGTAAAGGTGGTGGCAGTAAAGACAGAGAGAAGTAGACAGattcaaaatatgttttggaAGTAGAGTTGACTAGACTCGTGAAGGGCTGCATGTGGGGTATGAGGGAAAGGCAAGACTCAAGGGTGGCTTCTAGGTCATTGCTTAACCTCCAGGTCGATGGCAGTAAGCAAATAATACACAATCATTTTCTTCCAATAGTGACAGGTGATAGGAAGGAGAAAGTCGGGGTCTTCAGCAGCTGGGCCTGAGCCAGTCTGAGGGCTCAAGTCTGCCACAGTGGAGCATCCAGGAGTTGGTCAAAGGGACAGAATGAGGGCAGAAGATGCTCTCTTACCTCAGCTCTGGAGCCGTGTCCTATTTCCACTCAGGAGAGCACAAAGATATGTTTTAGGGGGGACTGTGGAAATGTGACCCCAAACATGTTTACCTGAACTATTACCCAAAAGGAAACTGATACTACTCAATGAGGAAATTTACCAAGTTTATAACATTTACTGAGTTACAAAACCTTGTGTTACAggatatttttcttgattttcttagGCAAATATGAGCATCTTACCAACTGAATCTCTTTGGTTCCTTTTAGCATGAAAAATCCCTTTAGAaaactgagaggctgaggtgggtggatcaactgaggtcaagagtttgagaccagcctgactaacctggtgaaaccctgtgtctactaaaaaaaaaaaaaaacacaaaaattagccaggtgtggtggcatgagcctgtaatcccaggtactcggaggctgaggcaggagaatcgttgaatccaggaggcagaggttgcagtgagagatcgcaccactgcactccagcctgggtgacaagagtgaaactctgtctcaaaaaaaaaaaaaaaaaagaaagaaaagaaaaggaaaggaaaggaaaggaaaggaaaatctgtCTGAGGGCTCATCCTGTGAAGTCTCACAGCACTTAGAAGTGACGGGGCAGACAGTGGGTGGGctcctgaggtcagagtttgaggtCTGCTGCCAGCCAACTCCCTGAAGCAAAGAAGTTAATGGAGTTCTGTCTCCTTTCAGATTTCGGTATTCGGATTCCCGTTGGACACGTGGACTACTTTGTCAATGGAGGCCAAGACCAACCCGGCTGCCCCACCTACTTTTATGCAGGTCAGAAATCCAGTAAAAGTTGGTATTTGGCGACCCCAGAGATTGGAATTCACCAACAGCTGTTGTGTTGAGTCAGCCAGAATGGCCCACAGAGGGTCTGCTTGACAAGTGTCCTTTGCTATGTCCCATAATGCCTTACTCAGAGTGTATTCAAGGATGGAAGTCTTcagagcccaggcatttgagggGAGGGTGTGGCACAGTCCACACCAACTGCATCCTCTACAGAGCCTTGCTTTGGCAGAAGCAAGCCATCCTGCCCAAAGCTGGTGAGCAGAAGGATCAATTCACTGCCCAGTCATTTCACCACATTTACCAACTCTAACAGTTCTCTAAAATTGTTTTCAAGATGATCTTTTTGAACACACTCAATGACCGTACATTTCCTCTCTTTAAATATAGCCTTCTGGaatgttctttttaatatatttattgatatattctTAGCATACTAAATGTGTCAAAAGCTAAGATCAataattatttggttttcttataTCTTATGAATATAGCCAATATATCagcatttcatataaaaattttaaatgctgagTTCTGTTTACTATGTTTTTAGTCTTGTCTTGCTTTAccaaatttttaacattttaaggatTCCTTTGACAATCTTATTGAATAACTACTCATTGATTTTACCAAATTTATTAGTTTTCCAAAAACATGCTTCTTTTTGCAATTTGTGAATTTCTCAGCAATTCTGATAAAATAGGAGTTTGGTTTCAATGGCTTTTGAAGATTTGGTGGCATTTCAATTGGCCActtttcactttttctccatAACACAATTTGAGAAGGGTTTAGTTTGTCTCTGCCCCAGTTCCCTGTTGCAGCTGGAAAGAGCTTGACCATAGAGAGTGTCCCAACCACAGGGGAAAGGAAAGTCAAAATTCTGCTTGGCTTTGGTTGCAGGTCTCAGCAACGAGGTCTCAAGGTGTAGGGAGAGTTTGAAGACCCCAGGACCCTGGAGTTGTAGCTCACCACATACTTCTTAGTTCCAGCCAATTTAACCAATGTCGAATGCTGCAAACTTAAATAGTAAATAACAATGAAACTAAGTTTTGGTAAACTGGGATATTTGACAAATTCAGCATATCAGTCATTTGGCCGGGTGAACCTCAGCACATTGGCTGTAGAGAGTGATCGATCATAAACTGCGGCTGATGCAGCAGTCTCACTGCTGGGTTGGGTATAATGAGGTTGTAAAAAATTTGTTGTATGGGTGAtgatgaagaaagtaaaaatatgcaCAAATACCCATTTTGAGAAGTGGGGCAGCATCATCAACTCTCtatatattcccattttatgaagGAGAGTTTGCATGATCATATAAGAATCCATCTCAaggccagggcatggtggctcacacctgtaatcttagcattctgggaggttgaggcaggtggatcacctgaggtcaggagttcgagaccagcctggccaacatggcaaaaccctgtttctatgaaaaatgcaaaaatttgtgaagtgtgatggtgtgcacctgttagcccagctactcaggagactgaggcagaaaaattacttaaacccaggaggcagaggttgcagtggaccgagatcatgccattacactccagcctgggcaacagagtgagattctgtctcaaaagaaaaaaagaaaagaaaagaaaagaaagaatgcatCTCAAATCAAGCAATTTTCTTGATGGATTATGCTTATGTATCTcaggaaaagtaaaatgaaaaagtagaatgTAGTAACCATGTAcactaatattttgaaaaagtgaTTTGAGGGGACTCACATGCATTTATTTACAGCTTGCTGGAATATAAAATTCAATAGAGTTTCGGTGAGCAGCACAGAGGGAATTCCATTTGTCTTGACTGAAACTTTGGTTGTGTTTTTTCTCTGTTCAGGTTATAGTTATCTGATCTGTGATCACATGAGAGCCGTGCACCTCTACATCAGCGCCCTGGAGAATTCCTGTCCACTGATGGCCTTTCCCTGTGACAGCTACACGGCCTTCCTTGCCGGACACTGTCTGGATTGTTTTAACCCTTTTCTGCTTTCCTGCCCAAGGATAGGTAAAGTGCTTCCCCTTTGACTTCCTTTGACAATGCAAGGAAAGTTCAAGCCCTACTACTTGTCCCCTCTTAATGTCCTGATCTCCTGTGGTCAAGAATTCTATCCAAttggggaaaagaaaattaagcaatGAGGTGCTCAGCCTGTTCTTACTTGGAGATGGATGGTTGGTTCTCGTGCCCCAACCCTCACCCTCTATAGTGTTCCCTATGGCCATCCTTGCTCCACACACACCCTTCCCACATACAGGTCCCCCCACTCTCGGACCAGATGCTGCTTATAGATCTTTCTCACTTCTTGCCATTCTCCAGTTCTTCATAGACCCTAATTCTCTGTGTGGTGGGAAATCCCTAAGAGTGGAACACAAGACCCACATTAGAGGTCTGAGATTCTGGTGGTCTCATGGCAGCTGGGGGGATGCCTAATTGCTGGGGGGCTTGGGTACCTTCTTGGATGATCCAGGCCAGTCTGGGGAAAGGATGCCAGGAAGGCTGCAGGATCTGGCCTCTAACTCACTTGTGTAGACCATTGCTATGAATATCTTGTGGTTATCCAGGATGAAGAGCTCCAGGAAAAACTCCTGGGCAGTGGAAACGGTTTCTCTCCTTCCCACACTCTCTTGCTTCCCGCTACCCCTGGCTGCCACTCAACTGTAGCAGCTTGCTACTGCTTATATGAGTGAAATGGGTACCAGCTTGACAAAATAGTAAAGTAGGGTAGCTTCCCATGATAGAACAAGTCAACATTATTTCCTACTCATTGTGCATATGTCAGTTTCCCCTACATGCCATGGACCCACAGACATAACAGCCGCTTCACACTGTCTGCCCAGCCTCATGTCTCACTGCACTTTCCCTTGCACTGAACACCGGATGGTGCTAACTACTTGTACTTCCAAGTGTACATCAGGCTTCCTCACCTGTGTGCCTTGGTCGTAACCATACTCTCTTCCCAGAATGCGCTCTCCCCACCTGTCATCCACTAGTCTTCAGGTCAAACACTTCATGCTTCACCGTGCTCCCACTGCACGGGATGTAAGTGTCATGAAAACAACTGCTATAGGAGATTGGTTTTGCAAGTTAGAGATGCAGTTTCAGATTTCTTATAATTATCTGCCAAGAATGAGTCAGATGATCTAAAAAGCATAGTGCCATTTATGTGTATGTTTACTGCCCACTGGACCAAGTTGCTGGGATCCCAGGACTCACCTCAGAATACAGCATGAGGACTTGGGGCTTCTTACCGTCTATCTACTGATCGTATTTCCTCCTACCCTCCAAATTTACCCTCCAGTGGGTTTTCTCTCTAGAGTGGTGTTTAGGAGTGTCCTCTGGCTGTCTCCTTTCTGCATCCTCCTTTCTGCGCTCTCATAGTGCGTGTGGAGTGTAGATGTCTGTGGAATAAATGGGTGCGTGAATTAATAAACAtgtggctgggtgctgtgggaCCCTAAGATAGCCTTCTCAGGACTCTGcttctttgcttctttattttcagGCCTGGTGGAACACAGCGGTGTCAAGATAGAGCCACTTCCCAAGGAAGTGAAAGTCTACCTCCTGACTACTTCCAGTGCTCCGTACTGCAGTGAGTAGGGGGAAATGCATGAGCTCAGCTCTGCCAGGGTGCCACTGGAAGAGTCCAGGGCTTCGGCTTGggctgtgcccagcccagtgtgTTAGTCTGGGTGGGAATGAATGATAAGGGCAAAGGCAACACCGGAGGTGGGACAACAGCCCCTGGTCTGAACCAAAACTTTCAGAGTCCAACCGATTGCTCTTCAGATGAGGACTTGGGGTTTCTTACCGTCTATCTACTGGTCCTATTTCCTCCGACCCTCCAAATTTATCCTCCAGTGGGTCTTCTCTAGAGTGGTGTTTAGGAGTGTCCTCTGGCCATCTCCTTTCTGCTCTCTCATTTCCCACTTCTTGGTGCCCACCCTATGTGTTTCTCACCCTGGCAGCCTCCAAGGTGGGGGTCCCTGGGAAATACTGAACCTTTCcctctgctctccttccccttcacaGATGCATTCCGGCTTCCCACTGTTACTCCTAACCATGGCATTTCTTTGAAGCTAGGATGCTAATGGTTGTAACAAtgttaaatgtgaaagaaaagtgTGTCCAGAATCCATGAAATACATTACAAGCTGAACCATCATCCTTCTCTATATTATGTGCATCTTAACTAGGGTGACTATATTTCCTGGTTTATGCTGGTTATCCTGGGATCCTGTCTGCTTTATCATGTGTACAGGATAAAGCATGCTGGTTTGGATATAAACTGTATGCCACCCAATTTTAACTGATTTTCTGGTCAGTTCGTGTCGGGTCAGTGGAGGGATCTTTGTGACAATATCTTCCTGGTACTAGAAGGCCTGGTACCATGTGATATGGAGCTCAGAGCTCAGACTCTGTGCTCACctagacctggatttgaatctcagcttctctatttaccagctgtgtgatcaggagcaggttatttaaacTCTCTGAACTCTATATCCTTATGTGAATACAGGAACCATAACAGTACCTACTTTAAAGAATCaattgtgggccaggcgcggtggctcaagcctgtaatcccagcactttgggaggccgaggcgggtggatcacgaggtcaggagatcgagaccatcctggctaacatggtgaaaccctgtctctactaaaaatacaaaaaactagccgggcgtggtggcgggcgcctgtagtcccagctactcggaggctgaggcaggagaatggcgtgaacctgagaggcggagcttgcagtgagccgagatcgcgccattgcactccagcctgggtgacacagcgcgagactctgtctcaaaaaaaaaaaaaaaaaaaaaaaagaatcaattgtgagtataaaataaaatggacacAGGAGGTCACTAGTACAGGGACTGGAACCCAATCAGTAATAATTTCCTTCCCTTAGTCAATCGGAGAATTTGGGAGAGGAATAGTTAGGGTGTTTCTACCTTCATGCCAGAGAAAATTTATGGCTACCTCTTAGGAACAAAGTGGACTACAGAGTCAACTGTGGCTTTTCACATCCTTAACAGCTCATTTGACAACCCACTGGGAGACGTAGGGAAAGGGAAGCTCTGAGAGACCAAGTGGCATGCCTAAGGCTCCACAGCTGGGTGAAAAGGTCAGAACTCAATTCCAGGTCTTCTGACTCTAAAATCTATACTCCTTCCTCGCCACGACCATGGTTCCATCTTCTGAAAACCTGCTGTCTGCAGGCCGTATGTCTCAGCTCCCCTTCTGTCAGCGCCACCCCATCAGAGCTGGCATGTGGGAGGATGTTTTGTCTGGTGGTGGACGCGGTGCTGCCAGGACCAGATGTCCTGGCTTTTAATTCCAGCTGCTGGGCAGATTCACAGCAACCTGAGCTGGCGCCTCTATGTCTGTGCAGCTAAGAATACACCTGGCAGGAAAGTTTGGGGAATGCCTGGAGGTTAAAAGCATGTTAAGGTCCCTGCTGAGGGGGTTCACAGAGCCATACTTTTTCTGACTGTTTCATATTTGTTGTGAGACCACCTCCCCATGCCTCCAGAAGCATAGCCATGTTGGTTCCAAAACCACAGAGGGGTACAGAAACAGGCATGCCTGCCTGCATGCTCTGCCGTAAGCTGTCACTTCTAGGGATGGAAGCTGGATCCTCCCTGCTCTCCCTGGACAGATATGGGTTTGTTCAGGAGTGGGTAGGGAGAAGCAGCTCTCCAGCTACTCTTAGGCCATCATGGCACTGGGTTCCCATGCCTAGCACCGTTGGCCTGCTTTGACTTCAGCAATGTTGACCTGTGCCAGGCATGCACCAGTATGGGCAAAGGATCTTCTAACAAATAACTTTTATACAATATATTCCCTCATAGAACAGTTTTTCACATAGTGTACCTTCTCTCCGTTACTTCACCCCATCCTTACCATGTTCTGTGTGATAAGTTGGGGGCTATTGGttgcagatgagggaactgaagcATGGAGAGGCTCAGTGTCTTAGGCAAGGCAGCATGGCTTGTAAGCAGCAGGGTTGGGGCTTGGATCCAGGCCTCCTGACCCACCACCCAGGACTCTATGTTGTATGACATGAGACATGTTCCTGTGCACATTTGATTCCACTAATTCCCACCCACCCAACATTAGGCCTGGCTCCCTTGGGGCCTCCAGGGTAATTTAGTGAAGAAAGAAgcaggccaggcgtagtggctcacatctgtaatcccagcactttgggaggcagaggtggaagggtcgcttgaggacaggagtttgagaccagcctgggtaacataatgagacccagTCTCTCCTAAAATTGtttacaattagccaggcatgatggtgctcacctgtagtccttgctactagggaggctgaggtgggaggattgcttgagcccaggagttggaggctgcagtgagctggttatgctactgcattccagcctgggcaacagagcaagaacctgtttctttaaaaaaaaaaaaaaaaaaaaagaagaagaaacagaatctTAGAAAACTTTCTTAATCAATGATACCTGCTAGCAAAGGAAGaagtattaataatataatatagcAAACTCAGCCCTGAGAATTAAATTCCTAAAGTTTATGTAAGTTAGTTATTTTTTCCACATTGCAAATATCATCCATTCCAGTTCAGCCCTTGCCTGTCCCCATAACAATTGATATCCCATAGTAACATCTGAGAAGGAGAAACAGATGGGGTGTGGTGTCAGATGTCCTCCTCTGTGGAGGGGAAACAGT
This window of the Theropithecus gelada isolate Dixy chromosome 2, Tgel_1.0, whole genome shotgun sequence genome carries:
- the PLA1A gene encoding phospholipase A1 member A isoform X3; translated protein: MVGQLFGGQLGQITGLDPAGPEYTSASVEERLDAGDALFVEAIHTDTDNFGIRIPVGHVDYFVNGGQDQPGCPTYFYAGYSYLICDHMRAVHLYISALENSCPLMAFPCDSYTAFLAGHCLDCFNPFLLSCPRIGLVEHSGVKIEPLPKEVKVYLLTTSSAPYCMHHSLVEFHLKQLRRKDTNIEVTFLSSNVTFSSKITIPKRQLHGKGIIAHATPQCQIKQVKFKFQSSNRVWKKDRTTIIGKFCTALLPVNHREKVICLPEPVNLQASVTASHDLKIACV